GAAATAGAAAAGGCCATTCAAGACTATTCCAAGGCAGCAGATCTCGACTACACCGATCAAATATACGTTTACAAGAAATACGAAGCGCTAACATCGCTCGGAAGATATGATGAAGCGCTTGAAACTGTAGATAAGGCAATAAAAGTAGTTCCAGCAAACTACAATTATCTTGCTATGAAGGCTGAATTATTGATAAAAATGAAGAGGTACGAAGAGGCCAGGCCAGTCATAGAGGAGGTTGAGAAACTTAATCCTGGCAACCCAGATGCAGCCAGACTAATGGCCCAAATAAATATGAAGAGGCAAAATAAATAATAAATATTTACTCATTTTCTCTGAAGAACTCAAAGCTCAGTTCTGATTGGGCTTTTTCCTTCAATTCGCTTATGTTTTTTATGTTTTCAGTTAGGTCCTCTGATTCTGCGGGTATGTACTTGATCCTTCCACGTGACATGCCGTAGGACCCAGGGCACAGAAAACCTTCCTTCACAAGTACAGCATCTGGCTTAAGCCTTAGTATAATGCTCATCGCTATTTCCTTGCCCCCTCTTGGGTTCGCAAAACCAGGGTTTTCGTATTCCTTCATCTCTTTTTTTTCGTCATCGAAGAGTATTATTGAACTTCCCATGTCCAAAGGCTGTAGTGTATTATTTTCATCTACTACTGCTGCTACTTTCATAATTGATCATAATCATTCTAAATTTAAATTGATTGTTAATTTTTAGTTATGGAAACGCTTAAATTCCCTGTCGTTTCCAAAGCACAGAACCCTTAAATTCAACATAAATTATATACTGACGTGGAACTGTGAGTGAAACAAAAAAATTTCTTTCATGGAATGTAAATGGCTTGAGAGCCGTAATAAAGAGTGGCGGCCTCGATCTAATTCGGAACGGTGATTATTTTGCCATAGCAATGCAAGAAACCAAGGTTGACGTAAAGAGTGTACCTGAAGAGATGTATCATCTGGGATACCACGTTTACAACAATCCAGCAAAGAGGAAAGGGTACAGCGGCACGATGACTCTTTCCCGTGAAAAGCCCATAGATGTTTCTTACGGCTTTGAATCGGAAGAGGGGCGCATACTAAACCTTGAGTTTGATAACTTTTACTTTATAAACGCTTACTTCCCGAATTCGCAGCACGGCCTGACTAGGCTTGATCTAAAGCTTGACTTCGATAAAAAATTCCTTGGATACGCTAACGATCTTCGGAAAAAGAAACCTCTTATAATATGCGGAGACTTCAACGTCGCCCATGAAGAGATCGATATAGCAAGGCCAAAGGATAACGAGCACAATGCTGGTTTCACCATAGAAGAAAGAACGTGGATGTCTCAGTTCTTATCTTCTGGTTATGTTGATACATTCAGGTTGTTTACAACGGATGGCGGGCACTACTCTTGGTGGTCTTACAGGTTCAATGCAAGGGAAAAGAACATAGGCTGGAGAATTGATTACTTCGTTGTATCCGATGATATAAAGGATAAGGTTAAGGCGTCACGCATACTTGAAAATGTAAAAGGATCTGATCATGCACCAGTGGAGCTAGAAATTGATATATAAAATTAAATTAATTTTATATATTCGTACGCATCAACGTCCCCATAGCAGTACTTCACATGCCTAAAGCTTGATTTAAGATCCTTTACCTCTTCCTTTATTTTTGACGGTTCCTCTTTTTTTACTATGGCCCTGTAAATAAGCGAAGCTATCTCCTTCATCTCAGACTTGCCCATGCCTGTACGCGTTACCTCTTGTACGCCTATTCTTATACCACTTGGATTCTGCGATTTCTTGTTGTCATCCCATGGGAGCAGGTTCTTATTAAGTATAATGCCAGAGGCTTCAAGCGTCTCCGCAACATATTTTCCGCCGCCATTTTGGGTAACGTCAACGGCCATAGTATGTGATTCAGTAAATCCCCTCTCTTCGGCTAATACCTTAAAGCCGAGACTATAAAGTTCACCCGCAAGAGCCTTTGCATTGTCAATTATATCAGATGCGTATTTTTCACCGAATTCTAATTCCTCAGCAGCTGTTATGCCAAGCGCTGCCATTGCATTCAGGTGGTGGTTGCTGAGAACTCCTGGAAAAACGGCCCTTCTAACCGATTTCCATGTTTCACTGTCGGTGTTTCCTAAGATTACACCGTGCTGAGGCCCTGGAAACGTCTTGTGAGTGCTGCCGGTAACAATATCTGCCCCTTC
This genomic stretch from Thermoplasma volcanium GSS1 harbors:
- a CDS encoding exodeoxyribonuclease III encodes the protein MSETKKFLSWNVNGLRAVIKSGGLDLIRNGDYFAIAMQETKVDVKSVPEEMYHLGYHVYNNPAKRKGYSGTMTLSREKPIDVSYGFESEEGRILNLEFDNFYFINAYFPNSQHGLTRLDLKLDFDKKFLGYANDLRKKKPLIICGDFNVAHEEIDIARPKDNEHNAGFTIEERTWMSQFLSSGYVDTFRLFTTDGGHYSWWSYRFNAREKNIGWRIDYFVVSDDIKDKVKASRILENVKGSDHAPVELEIDI
- the glyA gene encoding serine hydroxymethyltransferase, encoding MAYQDALSIRELAQQHNALFGDSVALIASENVMSPLAREVMISDLESRYAEGLPHHRYYQGNNFVDLIEDKTNELLSKLFKTEQTDPRPISGTNANSAAIYALAKPGDLVAVPALSGGGHISAAEFGILGMRGVRTISYPYDKNTMTVDPDEASKIIKREKPKVCLFGQSVFMFPVPLKEMKGAFDEVGCKVWYDGAHVLGLIAGRKFQDPLREGADIVTGSTHKTFPGPQHGVILGNTDSETWKSVRRAVFPGVLSNHHLNAMAALGITAAEELEFGEKYASDIIDNAKALAGELYSLGFKVLAEERGFTESHTMAVDVTQNGGGKYVAETLEASGIILNKNLLPWDDNKKSQNPSGIRIGVQEVTRTGMGKSEMKEIASLIYRAIVKKEEPSKIKEEVKDLKSSFRHVKYCYGDVDAYEYIKLI